Genomic window (Streptomyces sp. NBC_01431):
GACGGGCACGTTGGAGCGGCCGCGCAGCTGACGGCAGACCTCGGTGCCGGGCAGGCCGGGCAGCATCAGGTCGAGCAGGACCAGGTCGGCGCCGTTGCGCTCGAACTCGTCCAGGCCGTCGGGCCCGGTGGCCGCCACGGCGACCTCGAAGCCCTCCTTGCGGAGCATGTAGGACAGGGCGTCGCTGAAGGATTCCTCATCCTCGACGACGAGCACTCGGGTCACGGAAGGACCTCCGGGGCAGGAACTATGGCTGGTGATTGAGGCACAGCGGAACTGAAGGTCTCGTACGGGATGTCGTCGTCCTCGTCGGCCGTGACCGGGCCGCGCCCGGCAGAGGCGCGGTCGCGGACGGCGCCGGCTTCCGGCAGCCGCAGGGTGAAGGTGGAGCCCTGTCCCTCGGAGCTCCACACCGTGACCTCCCCGCCATGCGAGGCGGCCACGTGCTTGACGATGGCCAGGCCCAGGCCCGTGCCGCCGGTGGCACGCGAGCGGGCCGGGTCCACCCGGTAGAAGCGCTCGAAGACGCGCTCCCGGTCCTTCTCGGAGATGCCGATGCCCTGGTCGGTCACGGCTATCTCGATGAGGTCCCCGCCGGGTGCGGCGATGCGCCGCCCGGCGATGCCGACCCGGGTCCGGGCCGGCGAGTAGTTCACGGCGTTCTCGACCAGGTTGCCGAGGGCCGCGGCGAGCTGGCCGCGGTTGCCCCAGACGTACAGGTCGGCGGTGCCGCCGGCGGCCATGGTGATCTGCTTGGTGGACGCGGCGTGCCGGGAGCGGTCGATGGCCTCGGCGACGAGTTCGTCCACGCGGACCGGCTCGGCGTCCTCCAGCGGGTCGTCGTTCTGCACCCGGGAGAGGTCGATGAGCTCCTGGACCAGGTTGGTGAGCCGGGTCGCCTCGATCTGCATGCGGCCCGCGAAGCGGGTGACCGCCTCCGGGTCGTCCGAGGCGTCCATGACGGCCTCGGAGAGCAGGGAGAGGGCGCCGGTCGGGGTCTTGAGCTCATGGCTGACGTTGGCCACGAAGTCGCGCCGTACGGCCTCGATGCGGCGGGCCTCGGTGAGGTCCTCCACCAGGAGCAGCACGAGGCGGGAGCCGAGCGGGGCGACCCGGGCCGAGACCGCGAGGGCCTCGCCCCGGCCGGTGCCGCGCCGCGGCAGATCCAGCTCGGCCTGGCGTATCTCGCCGTCCCGGCGGGTGGCGCGAGCCATGTGCATCATCGGCTCGACGGCCAGTTTGCCGCCCCTGACCAGGCCGAGCGCGTACGCCGCGGAGCTGGCCTTGACCACCGAGTCGCTCTCGTCGAGGACGACCGCGGAGGAGCGCAGTACGGAAAGGACCGTGTCCACGCCCGGGGGCAGTACGGCGTCGTTGTGCAGGGACGTCCGGGTGGGGCGCGCCTGGTCGCGCTCGCTCCAGCGGAACGCCAGCATGGCGATCACGCCGGTGCACACCCCGGCGATCGCTGCCAATGCGGCGACCGCCGCGTTCACGTCCATGCGTCCAGGTTATGCGGCGCCGCTGACACTCTCCCAGCCAAACGGGTGGCCGCTCGAACGTTCGTCGCCCAGAGTTCACCGAGGTGACGGGGACGGTTCACTTCCTATGGCCGAATCGGACGCGTAACGGACCGAACGTGGGAGCGTGGGGGTCCGAGCCCCCCGGACGGCCCCGGACCCCCGGTTCGCAGTGAGCCTGGTTCGTATGTGAGGAGAGGGACACCCATGCGGGACGCGTACCACGAGGAACTTGACTCGATCGGCGAGGGCCTGGTCGAAATGGCCCGCCTTGTCGGGTCGGCGATCGGGCGCGCCACCACGGCCATGCTCGACGCCGATCTCAAGCTCGCCGAGACCGTGATCGCGGGCGACCAGAAGGTCGACGACCTCCAGCACGACCTGGAGGCGCGGGCCATAGCACTGCTGGCCCGCCAGCAGCCGGTCGCCACGGATCTGCGCATCGTCGTGACCTCCCTGCGCATGAGCGCCGACCTGGAGCGCTCCGGCGACCTCGCCCAGCACGTGGCCAAGCTGACCCGGCTGCGCTACCCGGAGCGGGCCGTGCCGCACGACCTGCACGCCACCATCCTGGAGATGGGCCAGCTGGCCCAGCGCCTGATGGCGAAGGCCGCCGAGGTCATCATCACCAAGGACGTCGACCTGGCCCTCCAACTGGAGCAGGACGACGACGAGATGGACCTGCTGCACCGCACGCTGTTCCAGCACCTGATGGACGACCGCTGGAAGCACGGCATCGAGACGGCGGTCGACGTGACGCTGCTCGGCCGTTACTACGAGCGGTTCGCCGACCACGCGGTGTCGGTCGCCAAGCGCGTCGTCTACCTGGTGACCGGCGAGCACGCGGACGAGCTCCAGCCACCCACCCAGAGCGACGGCGCCTGACCCGCCCCGCCGGCACGGGCCGGGCCGGGGCAGGGCCCCAACAGGCTTGCGCGCGTGCGCTGTTGATGCGCCGCCTCCAGTGGGCATGCAATGGGCGAAGGCTCCTTGCGTCTGCCTACCCCGGGAGGGACCCATGGCCGATTCGCCCAGGAACGACCCGCAGCAGGAAGCATCCGTGCCGCCGGCCGAGGTGCTCCGGCTGCCGCTGATCGGCGCGTGCGGCTGCGGCTCGGGCTGCGGCTGCGGCTGCCAGTCGGGCGCGCCGTGCCAGTGCGGCGGCTGACCGGACCGACAGTGCCGTACGGGAACGCGACCGGCGTCGCCGTACAGGCATGAAGGGGCCCCGTCCGATCAAGGACGGGGCCCCTTCGCGGACCGGCACCCCGGGTCAGTTCACGGTGACGGTGACCGTCGGCGAGTAGACGTTGTCGTACTTGATCCGCAGCTCCTGCTTGCCCTTGTCATTGAGCTTGGCGTTCAGGGTGTAGGCGCTGCCCTTCTTGACCAGGGTGCTGGCCTGCAGGGTCGTCCAGTTGCTGCCCGTCTTGTGCTGGAGCACCAGCGTGCTGCCTATGGGCATGCCCTTGGTGCGGCCCGCGAACACCACCTTGCCGCCCGCATTCACCGTGGTCGGCGACACCTTCACGGTGATGGAGGCGCTCGGCTTCGACGCCGAGACGGACGGACTGGGCTTGGGGCTGGTCGCGGCGGAGGCGAAGGTGCCGGCGGCTCCGGCGGTCAGCAGGGCGGCGGACAGGGCACCGGCCGCGAACGTGCGGATGCAGCGGCTGCGCAGGGTGGCTTTCACTTGGAACTCCCGTCTTGGCGGACTCCCCCGGATGAAACGCAGTTCACCATTTCAGGCGAAATGCGCCTTTCGAGGCTATCCGCACCAAGAAGGGTCGGCGACCGGAGCGTACCGAGTGGGTAACGGAGCGTAAACCAAAGCCCCCTGTCGGGCGGAAATCCGCGGGACAGGGGGCTTCGGCGTGACGGGGAGCTACCGGGCTACTTCTTCTTGCCCTGGTTCTTCACGGCCTCGATCGCGGCGGCGGCCGCGTCCGGGTCCAGGTAGGTGCCGCCCGGCTTGACCGGCTTGAAGTCGGCGTCGAGCTCGTACACGAGCGGGATGCCGGTCGGGATGTTCAGGCCCGCGATGTCGGCGTCGGAGATGCCGTCGAGGTGCTTGACCAGCGCGCGCAGCGAGTTGCCGTGCGCGGCGACCACGACGGTGCGGCCCGCGAGCAGGTCCGGGACGATGCCGTCGTACCAGTACGGCAGCATGCGGACGACGACGTCCTTGAGGCACTCGGTCCGCGGGCGCAGCTCCGGCGGGATCGTGGCGTAACGGGCGTCATCGCTCTGCGAGAACTCCGTGCCGTCCTCAAGCGCGGGCGGCGGGGTGTCGTACGAGCGGCGCCACAGCATGAACTGCTCCTCGCCGAACTCGGCGAGCGTCTGCGCCTTGTCCTTGCCCTGGAGCGCGCCGTAGTGGCGCTCGTTCAAGCGCCAGCTGCGGTGCACCGGGATCCAGTGGCGGTCCGCCGACTCCAGCGCGAGCTGGGCGGTGCGGATGGCGCGCTTCTGGAGGGAGGTGTGCAGCACGTCGGGGAGCAGGCCGGCGTCCTTGAGCAGCTCACCGCCGCGCGCCGCCTCCTTCTCACCCTTCGCGGTGAGGTTGACGTCCACCCACCCGGTGAACAGGTTCTTCTCGTTCCACTCGCTCTCGCCGTGGCGGAGCAGGATCAGCTTGTACGGTGCGTCGGCCATGCGCCCGAGCCTAATCGACGTTTCGGCGCCCACGCGCGCGTGGGGACCTGGGCCCCGGGCCGTCTCGATTGACGGACGCCGTCAATTCGGTGGCCCCCGGGACAGGCCCACTTGTAACGTGCGGACATCGCTAGCACCACTTACACGAGCCTGCCCGCCGGAACCGTGTCCGGGCCGGCCGCACTCCCGGGGGAAGCCACATGTCCGTCGCCAGTCTCAGGCGCGCCGCACGAGAATCCGTTTCCGGTCTGCCGCGGGAGTTCTGGTGGCTGTGGACCAGCACCCTGATCAACCGGCTCGGGGCCTTCGTCGCCACGTTCATGGCGCTCTACCTCACCCTGGACCGGGGCTATTCGGCGTCGTACGCGGGGCTCGTGGCCTCGCTGCACGGGCTCGGCGGAGTCGTCTCGTCCATCGGCGCGGGCATCATGACCGACCGGCTCGGCCGCCGGCCCACCCTGGTCATCGCCCAGACCTCGACGGCCCTGTCCGTCGCGCTGCTCGGCTTCATGACCGATCCGGCGGCGATCGCGGGCGTCGCCTTCCTCGTCGGCATGGCCAGCAACGCCTCCCGGCCCGCCGTGCAGGCGATGATGGCGGACATCGTGAAGCCCGAGGACCGCGTCCGCGCGTTCTCCCTCAACTACTGGGCGATCAACCTCGGTTTCGCCGTCTCCTCGATGACGGCGGGCTTCATCGCCCAGTACAGCTATCTGGCGGGCTTCCTGGGCGAAGCAACGCTGACGCTGGTCTGCGCGATCGTGGTCTTCCTCAAGCTCCCCGAGTCCCGGCCGCGACAGACCGCGGTGGAGAAGGCCGCCGAGCCGCACATCGGCATCACCACGGTGCTGCGCGACGGCCGCTTCATGGGCGTGGTCGGCCTGTCCTTCCTCATCTCCCTTATTTTCCAGCAGGGTTACGTGGGCCTGCCGGTCGCGATGGGCACCGACGGCTTCTCCAGCGCCGACTTCGGCCTGGCGATCGCGGTCAACGGCATCCTCATCGTGGCCGTCCAGATCCCGGTCACCCGCTACCTCCAGCACCGCGACCCGCGCCGCCTGCTGATCGTCTCGGCGCTGCTCGCGGGCTACGGCTTCGGCCTGACGGCGTTCGCGGGGTCGGTCGCGGTGTACGCCCTGACGATCTGTGTCTGGACCCTGGCGGAAATCGTCAACGCCCCTACCCAGACCGGCCTGGTGGTCCGCCTCTCGCCCGTCCACGGCCGCGGCCGCTACCAGGGCGTCTACACGATGTCCTGGTCGGTGGCGGCGCTGATCGCACCGCTGATGTCCGGTTACGTCATCGACCACTACGGGCCGGACTGGCTCTGGAGCATGTGCGCGGTGCTGGGAACGGCGACGGCGGTGGGGTACTGGGCGCTGATGCGGGGGCTGCCGGCGGAGGGGGCGGAGGCGGGCGCCGGGGCCCGCCCCGGTGCCGGTCTCGACCGGCGCGCTGTACGGCGCACGCCCGTCGATCCTCACCGGGCCGCCCAGGGCCGAACGGTTCCACCAGCGGGTCGCTCCGTTCCGCAGGAGGAGGCGGACACGTCGCGCCGTCAGATGTAAGAGATCAAATGGCGCGTGACGGATTATCAATGCAGGTGGCCGAAGACGGAATGATCGCCACCGGCCAACTTCCTTTTTGTGCAATGGTTTCCTGTCGGTTAAGTCACAGGTGCACACAGGGGTCCGTGAGTTGACCGCCACGAGGCTTCCCGGGCAATCTGGACGAGCCGGCGAAGAAGCCGGGAACCCGGGTGAGCCCGGGTTCTGTGCGCTGGTCCCGCCTACGTGCCCTTGAGCGCTGTGCATCTGTTCCGGTCCGATCCAACAATCCGCTGGAAGCCACGGAACGCAAAGGGAGACTTTCTTCCCGTCGTCTGCACGAAGGAGGTTGCATGTAAGCACTTTCAGACACCATCGCCGAACGGCGGGGCAACCCACCGTCTCGGCCGGGACAACGTCCTTGATCGCCTGGCGGTGCTCGGAACATCGACACCACGGGGCGAAGGACCGACATCCCGACGCTCATTCGGAGTCGCCCGCGGGCTCTGGCCGCAAGCCGAAACCCGCAGGCCGAACCCCTACCAGGTCAAGCCGCTACGGCTTCACCTGAGCGAGGTACCTGGTCCGACCGACCAGTCAACCGAATGACCGGATCAAAACCGGGCGACACAAGGCCGTCCGGCTGGTGCTGAAAGGGACGACGTGGGCGCGCTACTCGATTACATCGTCAATATCCTGGTCAACGGAGTTCACCCGGTGCTGATCGGCCTGGATTCCGTGCGGTGGGTTAGGGAGGGTTGGAAACTCTTCTTCTCCACCAAGAACAGCAAGGGTGCCACCGAATCCCCCGAGGAGAAACCGGCCTCGGTGAACCCGGAAGCGGAGCAAATGGAGAGGGTGACCACGGTTGCCGTCACCGACACTCCGGGCGAAGAGGGGGACGACGTGAGGATCGTGATCACGTTGTCGCGGGGTCGTGGCAGGAAGAACACCTAGACCTTCGTGCTGAAACACGGCGATTGATCACGGTGTAGCTCGTCCTGTCAGTGCCCCGGGGGACAGAAAGGCCCGGATGCTCGCCGCACCCACCGGCGAACACCCGGGCCTCCTGCTTGCCACCGTTTCAAGGCCCGGGCAGCCTACGGGCTCAGCCCTCCGCGTTCCGGGTCAGGTGGGCGAACGCGTCGAGGTTCCGCGTCGACTCCCCCCGCGACACCCGCCACGCGTACTCCCGCCGGATCGCCGAGGCGAACCCCAACTCCAGCAGGGTGTTGAAGGAACCGTCCGCCTCCTCCAACACGACTCCGAGCAGCCGGTCGATCTCCTTCGCCGAGACGGAGGACAGCGGAAGGCGCCCCGCGAGGTACACGTCTCCGAGCCGGTCGACCGCGTAACTCACCCCGTACAGACGGAGGTTGCGCTCAAGGAGCCAGCGGTGCACGACCGGTTCGTTCTCGTCGGGGTGGCGCACGACGAAGGCGTTCACCGACAGGGAGTGGCGGCCGACCCGCAGCGAGCAGGTGGTGGAGAGCTTGCGCGTGCCCGGCAGGGTCACGACATACGTTCCGGGCTCCGGGGACTCCCAGGAGAGCTCCGCGTCCTTGAGGGCCTCTTCGATGACCTGCCGCACGTCAGCCATGCCGCGAGCCTACGCGAACCACCCTCGCACGAGCCCCCGCAGCGGCGCCGAAGCCCCGGCCCGGGACGGACAGGGACGGGCGGCTCACCCGTGCCGGGCCCGCACCCTGCGCCGGTGGTCCTGCATGGCCGCCGTGTACACGTCCGCCGTCGCCGACGCCGCCGTCCCCCAGCCGAAGGACTGCGCGTGCCGCGCGGCCGCGTCGCCCATGCGCTGCACCAGCGCGGGGTCCTGGACGAAGCGGCGCAGCGCCGTCGCGTAGTCCTTCGGGTCGTGGCCCTGCACCAGGAAGCCCGTCGATCCGTCCCGAACCGCGACCGGAAGCCCGCCGACCGATGCCGCGACCACCGGGGTTCCGGCCGCCTGCGCCTCGATGGCGACAAGACCGAACGATTCGCTGTACGACGGCATGACCAGCACGGACGCCGCCCGGAACCAGTCCGCCAGGCAGTCCTGCCCGACGGGGGGTTTGAACCGTACGACGTCACTGATGCCGAGCCGGGCCGCCAGCTTCTGGAGTCCCTCCGGCTTCGCCAGGCCGCTGCCGCTCGGGCCGCCCACGATCGGCACGATCATCCGCGAGCGCAGCGAAGGGTCCCGCTCCAGCAGGTCCGCCGCCGCGCGCAGCAGTATGTCGGGGGCCTTCAGCGGCTGGATGCGGCCCGCGAAGACGGGGATGAACGCGTCCCGGGGCAGCCCGAGCCGGGCCCGCGCCGCCGTCCTTCCGTCCGCCGGGCGGAACCGGTCCAGGTTCACCCCGGGGTGGACGACGGCGACCTTGCCGGGGTCGGCTTCGTAGAAGCGGACGAGTTCGTCGGCCTCCTCGGCGGTGTTCGCGATGAGCCGGTCCGCCGCGTTCACGATCTGCGTCTCGCCGATGACGCGCGCGGCGGGCTCGGGGGTGTCGCCCTCGGCGAGCGCCGCGTTCTTGACCTTGGCCATGGTGTGCATGGCGTGGACGAGCGGCACGCCCCAGCGCTCGGCGGCGAGCCAGCCGACGTGGCCGGAGAGCCAGTAGTGGGAGTGGACCAGGTCGTAGTGGCCGGGCCGGTGCCCCGCCCACGCCTGCATCACCCCGTGCGTGAAAGCGCACAGCTGGGCCGGCAGTTCCTCCTTCGCGAGGCCCTCGTACGGACCCGCGTCGATGTGCCGCACCAGTACGCCGGGCGACATCTCCACCGTCGGCGCGAGCCCGCCGGTGGTGGCCCGCGTGAAGATCTCGACCTCGATGTTGATCGCGGCGAGCCGCTTGGCGAGCTCGACGATGTACACGTTCATGCCGCCCGCGTCGCCCGTCCCCGGCTGGTGCAGCGGGGAGGTGTGCACGCTGAGCATGGCCACCCGGCGCGGTTTGCGGTGGCCGCCGGGAAGCCGGAGCCTGGGCGGCCCCGCCAGGGTGCCGGCGAACCGGGACACGTACTGGCTCACGTCGAGGTCCTCCTCGGCTCGGGGCACTGCCTGAACCCGGAACGGGTCTGCCCCTGCGGACGCCCCCTCCGGAGACGGGCATGCCGACACGCCCCTCCACAGCCCCGAACACCGGAATTCGACCTTTCATTTCCACTTTGCCAAAAAGTTGCCGGACACGGTCGCCCCGGAACCGGCGCCCGGCACCCCGCCGAAGCGGGGCGGCGCCCTCCGCCTGCGCCCGGAGCCGCCGCCGCCCCGCCTACCCTCGTCGTATGGCTCCACCCGCCCCACCCGCGAAGCGCCCCGTCGGCACCGTCACCCGCGGCACCACCAACCCGAACCGGCTGCGCCGCATGGACCGCTGGATCGCCGACGCGCACGGGGCCGCGCTGCGCCGCTCGGACGCCCCCGTCGCCGTCGACCTCGGATACGGCGCCGCTCCCTGGACCGCGGTGGAACTGCTCCAGCGGCTGCGCGCCGCGGCCCCGGCCGTCTCGGTGGTCGGCATCGAGATCGAGCCGGCCCGGGTCGCCGCCGCCAAGCCGTACGAGCGCGAGGGCCTCACCTTCCGGCACGGCGGCTTCGAGGTGCCGCTGGCCGAGCCGCCGATGCTGATCCGCGCGGCGAACGTACTGCGCCAGTACGACGAGGCCGAGGTGGCCGCCGTCTGGGC
Coding sequences:
- a CDS encoding sensor histidine kinase, producing the protein MDVNAAVAALAAIAGVCTGVIAMLAFRWSERDQARPTRTSLHNDAVLPPGVDTVLSVLRSSAVVLDESDSVVKASSAAYALGLVRGGKLAVEPMMHMARATRRDGEIRQAELDLPRRGTGRGEALAVSARVAPLGSRLVLLLVEDLTEARRIEAVRRDFVANVSHELKTPTGALSLLSEAVMDASDDPEAVTRFAGRMQIEATRLTNLVQELIDLSRVQNDDPLEDAEPVRVDELVAEAIDRSRHAASTKQITMAAGGTADLYVWGNRGQLAAALGNLVENAVNYSPARTRVGIAGRRIAAPGGDLIEIAVTDQGIGISEKDRERVFERFYRVDPARSRATGGTGLGLAIVKHVAASHGGEVTVWSSEGQGSTFTLRLPEAGAVRDRASAGRGPVTADEDDDIPYETFSSAVPQSPAIVPAPEVLP
- the mshA gene encoding D-inositol-3-phosphate glycosyltransferase; protein product: MSQYVSRFAGTLAGPPRLRLPGGHRKPRRVAMLSVHTSPLHQPGTGDAGGMNVYIVELAKRLAAINIEVEIFTRATTGGLAPTVEMSPGVLVRHIDAGPYEGLAKEELPAQLCAFTHGVMQAWAGHRPGHYDLVHSHYWLSGHVGWLAAERWGVPLVHAMHTMAKVKNAALAEGDTPEPAARVIGETQIVNAADRLIANTAEEADELVRFYEADPGKVAVVHPGVNLDRFRPADGRTAARARLGLPRDAFIPVFAGRIQPLKAPDILLRAAADLLERDPSLRSRMIVPIVGGPSGSGLAKPEGLQKLAARLGISDVVRFKPPVGQDCLADWFRAASVLVMPSYSESFGLVAIEAQAAGTPVVAASVGGLPVAVRDGSTGFLVQGHDPKDYATALRRFVQDPALVQRMGDAAARHAQSFGWGTAASATADVYTAAMQDHRRRVRARHG
- the phoU gene encoding phosphate signaling complex protein PhoU produces the protein MRDAYHEELDSIGEGLVEMARLVGSAIGRATTAMLDADLKLAETVIAGDQKVDDLQHDLEARAIALLARQQPVATDLRIVVTSLRMSADLERSGDLAQHVAKLTRLRYPERAVPHDLHATILEMGQLAQRLMAKAAEVIITKDVDLALQLEQDDDEMDLLHRTLFQHLMDDRWKHGIETAVDVTLLGRYYERFADHAVSVAKRVVYLVTGEHADELQPPTQSDGA
- a CDS encoding class I SAM-dependent methyltransferase, with the translated sequence MAPPAPPAKRPVGTVTRGTTNPNRLRRMDRWIADAHGAALRRSDAPVAVDLGYGAAPWTAVELLQRLRAAAPAVSVVGIEIEPARVAAAKPYEREGLTFRHGGFEVPLAEPPMLIRAANVLRQYDEAEVAAVWARLCARLAPGGLLVEGTCDEIGRRHVWVALDRSGPRTVTFATRLGSLERPSDLAERLPKALIHRNVPGEAVHAFLRDFDRAWAAAAPYASLGARQRWIKAVRELSADWPLADGVRRWRQGEVTVNWAALAPS
- a CDS encoding phosphoglyceromutase, which encodes MADAPYKLILLRHGESEWNEKNLFTGWVDVNLTAKGEKEAARGGELLKDAGLLPDVLHTSLQKRAIRTAQLALESADRHWIPVHRSWRLNERHYGALQGKDKAQTLAEFGEEQFMLWRRSYDTPPPALEDGTEFSQSDDARYATIPPELRPRTECLKDVVVRMLPYWYDGIVPDLLAGRTVVVAAHGNSLRALVKHLDGISDADIAGLNIPTGIPLVYELDADFKPVKPGGTYLDPDAAAAAIEAVKNQGKKK
- a CDS encoding YbjN domain-containing protein, which encodes MADVRQVIEEALKDAELSWESPEPGTYVVTLPGTRKLSTTCSLRVGRHSLSVNAFVVRHPDENEPVVHRWLLERNLRLYGVSYAVDRLGDVYLAGRLPLSSVSAKEIDRLLGVVLEEADGSFNTLLELGFASAIRREYAWRVSRGESTRNLDAFAHLTRNAEG
- a CDS encoding MDR family MFS transporter; amino-acid sequence: MSVASLRRAARESVSGLPREFWWLWTSTLINRLGAFVATFMALYLTLDRGYSASYAGLVASLHGLGGVVSSIGAGIMTDRLGRRPTLVIAQTSTALSVALLGFMTDPAAIAGVAFLVGMASNASRPAVQAMMADIVKPEDRVRAFSLNYWAINLGFAVSSMTAGFIAQYSYLAGFLGEATLTLVCAIVVFLKLPESRPRQTAVEKAAEPHIGITTVLRDGRFMGVVGLSFLISLIFQQGYVGLPVAMGTDGFSSADFGLAIAVNGILIVAVQIPVTRYLQHRDPRRLLIVSALLAGYGFGLTAFAGSVAVYALTICVWTLAEIVNAPTQTGLVVRLSPVHGRGRYQGVYTMSWSVAALIAPLMSGYVIDHYGPDWLWSMCAVLGTATAVGYWALMRGLPAEGAEAGAGARPGAGLDRRAVRRTPVDPHRAAQGRTVPPAGRSVPQEEADTSRRQM